The following proteins are co-located in the Marinomonas profundi genome:
- a CDS encoding CDP-alcohol phosphatidyltransferase family protein, with the protein MLDRFFIKRLKHPLRLTAKGIDKLGIKANWITLFGFALGMMVLPALYAENTSLALLLVIINRALDGLDGAVARVQGPTDLGGYLDITLDFIFYSAVIFGFALMNPTDNALAASFLIFAFMGTGSSFLAFAIMAEKRKIERLEYGRKSLYFLGGLAEGTETIAFLVLICLLPSYFAVMAYGFGVICWITTATRIYAGYRTLR; encoded by the coding sequence ATGTTAGATCGATTTTTTATTAAACGTTTGAAACATCCCTTGCGATTGACCGCAAAGGGAATCGATAAATTGGGCATAAAAGCCAATTGGATCACCTTGTTTGGCTTTGCGCTGGGGATGATGGTGCTGCCTGCGTTGTATGCTGAAAACACCTCGTTGGCGCTGCTGTTGGTGATCATTAATCGTGCTTTAGATGGTTTGGATGGCGCGGTGGCACGAGTGCAAGGGCCAACGGATTTGGGCGGTTATTTAGACATTACCTTGGATTTTATTTTTTATTCGGCGGTGATTTTTGGTTTTGCTTTGATGAACCCCACTGATAATGCGTTGGCGGCGAGTTTTTTGATTTTTGCCTTTATGGGCACGGGCAGCAGCTTTTTAGCGTTTGCCATTATGGCGGAAAAACGCAAAATCGAGCGTTTAGAATACGGCCGTAAATCTCTGTATTTCTTGGGGGGATTGGCAGAAGGCACAGAAACCATCGCGTTTCTGGTATTGATTTGTTTACTGCCTAGTTACTTTGCGGTTATGGCGTATGGCTTTGGTGTGATTTGCTGGATAACCACGGCAACCCGAATTTATGCAGGCTACCGTACGTTACGTTAA
- a CDS encoding class I SAM-dependent methyltransferase: MLLSPEVSMRTFDGQSSTIYSRTRPMYPAELYYWLSQQVASSSVVWDCACGTGQASVDLAAYFDRVEASDISESQITAATPHRKVNYQVFPAEKTLYPDHYFDVVCVAHALHWFDLEAFWRELKRVLKPGGVFVCWGYNWLQVGEAEDKAIAESVLPHLAPYWPPESRLLWNQYRDIAFPFELIEVPDFELRCHWSVAQTLDFIRTWSASQLHIEEHGDDFLHQASPVIREAWSEPTKKQEIRLPFFVKAGRLP, translated from the coding sequence ATGTTGTTGAGTCCAGAGGTTTCTATGCGTACATTTGATGGACAATCTTCTACTATTTATTCTCGTACTCGGCCTATGTATCCAGCTGAGTTGTATTATTGGTTGTCTCAGCAAGTTGCTTCATCAAGTGTTGTATGGGATTGCGCTTGTGGAACGGGACAAGCCTCGGTGGATTTGGCGGCGTATTTTGATCGGGTGGAAGCCTCGGATATTAGCGAGTCTCAGATCACCGCTGCTACGCCGCATCGCAAGGTGAATTATCAGGTTTTTCCTGCTGAGAAAACCCTTTATCCAGACCATTATTTTGATGTGGTGTGTGTCGCTCATGCCCTGCATTGGTTTGATCTAGAAGCCTTTTGGCGTGAGCTTAAACGGGTATTAAAACCGGGTGGCGTGTTTGTCTGCTGGGGCTATAACTGGCTGCAAGTGGGCGAGGCCGAAGACAAGGCTATCGCCGAGTCTGTGTTACCTCATCTTGCGCCTTATTGGCCACCAGAAAGTCGATTGTTATGGAATCAGTATCGTGATATTGCGTTTCCTTTTGAGTTAATAGAGGTGCCTGACTTTGAACTGCGCTGTCATTGGTCGGTGGCACAGACGTTGGATTTTATTCGCACCTGGTCTGCTTCCCAACTGCATATTGAGGAGCACGGCGATGACTTTTTGCATCAGGCTTCTCCCGTGATTCGGGAGGCGTGGTCTGAGCCGACGAAGAAACAAGAAATACGTTTGCCTTTTTTTGTGAAAGCCGGTCGGCTGCCTTAA
- the yidD gene encoding membrane protein insertion efficiency factor YidD, with protein sequence MIKKIFILFVKGYQFLISPLLGNNCRFYPSCSQYMIQAIDTFGVIKGVYLGLKRLSKCHPWHEGGIDPIPSCRCQEGKDKK encoded by the coding sequence ATGATCAAAAAAATCTTCATTTTATTCGTCAAAGGCTACCAGTTTTTAATCAGCCCGCTATTGGGCAATAACTGCCGTTTTTACCCAAGCTGCTCTCAATATATGATTCAAGCCATTGACACTTTCGGGGTAATAAAAGGCGTGTATCTAGGGTTAAAAAGGTTGTCCAAGTGCCACCCATGGCACGAAGGTGGTATTGACCCAATCCCTTCATGCCGCTGCCAAGAAGGCAAAGACAAAAAATGA
- the nrdB gene encoding class Ia ribonucleoside-diphosphate reductase subunit beta — protein sequence MSYSTFNRKHFDSMKEPMFFGENVNVARYDQQKHPIFEKLIEKQLSFFWRPEEVDLSTDRKDFQRLEAHEQHIFLSNLKYQTLLDSVQGRSPNVALLPIVSLPELETWIETWSFSETIHSRSYTHIIRNIVNDPTKIFDDIITNEEITKRADSVSKYYDRLIEMVNLYNTMGMGTFTIPGKGEIEISMPKLKKALYLTIASVNVLEAIRFYVSFACSFAFAERTLMEGNAKIIKLIARDEALHLTGTQHMLNLMASGKDDPEMAVIATECQDDVRQIFIEAAEQEKEWATYLFKDGSMIGLNAQILAQYVEYITNVRMQAVGLETCFATKHNPIPWINAWLVSDNVQVAPQEAEISSYLVGQTDNNLDDSDFDDFDL from the coding sequence ATGAGTTACTCGACTTTCAACCGTAAGCACTTCGATAGTATGAAAGAACCTATGTTCTTTGGCGAAAATGTCAACGTTGCTCGCTATGATCAACAAAAGCATCCTATTTTTGAAAAGCTAATCGAAAAACAATTGTCTTTCTTTTGGCGCCCGGAAGAAGTCGACCTTTCAACCGATCGCAAAGACTTTCAACGCCTCGAAGCACATGAGCAACACATCTTTCTCAGCAACCTGAAATACCAGACCTTGCTTGACAGTGTGCAAGGTCGTTCACCAAACGTCGCATTATTACCGATTGTTTCGTTGCCTGAATTAGAAACTTGGATCGAGACTTGGTCTTTCAGCGAAACCATTCACAGCCGCTCTTATACGCATATTATCCGCAATATTGTTAACGACCCAACGAAGATTTTTGATGACATCATCACCAATGAGGAAATCACCAAACGCGCCGACAGCGTGTCTAAATACTATGATCGACTCATCGAAATGGTCAATCTGTATAACACCATGGGCATGGGAACCTTTACTATTCCCGGTAAAGGCGAGATCGAAATTTCCATGCCTAAGCTCAAAAAAGCGCTTTACCTCACGATTGCGTCAGTCAACGTATTAGAAGCGATTCGTTTTTACGTGAGCTTTGCTTGCAGCTTTGCTTTCGCAGAACGTACGCTCATGGAAGGCAATGCTAAAATCATCAAGCTTATTGCTCGCGATGAAGCCTTGCACTTAACCGGCACTCAACACATGTTGAACCTGATGGCTTCGGGCAAAGACGATCCAGAAATGGCCGTTATTGCGACAGAATGCCAAGACGACGTTCGCCAGATTTTCATTGAAGCCGCTGAGCAAGAAAAAGAATGGGCCACTTACCTATTCAAAGACGGCTCGATGATTGGCTTGAATGCGCAAATCCTAGCTCAGTATGTGGAATACATTACCAACGTGCGTATGCAAGCGGTTGGCCTAGAAACTTGCTTTGCCACTAAGCACAACCCGATCCCTTGGATCAACGCTTGGTTGGTGAGTGACAATGTTCAAGTGGCACCACAAGAAGCGGAAATCAGCTCTTATCTGGTTGGTCAAACGGACAACAATTTAGACGACTCAGACTTCGATGACTTCGATCTCTAA
- a CDS encoding alpha/beta fold hydrolase has product MIHAKQYGSSGPHLIVIHGLFGNADNWHSIAQALAEHFTVYCIDLPNHGKSDAMPDASYPKMARAVLDWTALNKIDSFYLLGHSMGGKVAMQMAAMANAKQIEKLIIVDIAPVDYQPSHTRILEGLKAIDQSQPESRKAADTQLSQYEPNLAVRQFLLKNLVKSDTGFKLALAVDNIADSYSVILKKPRIEHPVDIPTLFIKGENSDYIVAEYQEAILAAFPNARFKIISGAGHWLHAEKPLPFTSLVKRFLQ; this is encoded by the coding sequence ATGATACACGCAAAACAATATGGCTCATCAGGCCCCCATCTTATTGTCATTCACGGCTTATTTGGCAACGCCGATAACTGGCACTCGATTGCCCAAGCCTTAGCTGAACACTTTACGGTATACTGTATTGATCTGCCCAATCATGGCAAATCAGACGCCATGCCAGACGCCAGCTACCCGAAAATGGCAAGAGCCGTACTAGACTGGACAGCGCTTAATAAAATCGACTCTTTCTACCTACTCGGCCACTCGATGGGCGGGAAAGTTGCCATGCAAATGGCCGCAATGGCAAACGCCAAACAGATCGAAAAGCTCATCATTGTCGACATCGCTCCTGTCGATTATCAACCCAGTCACACCCGTATTTTGGAAGGCTTAAAGGCGATTGATCAATCACAGCCTGAATCAAGAAAAGCCGCCGATACTCAATTGAGTCAATACGAGCCAAATCTAGCCGTAAGGCAATTTTTATTAAAAAACCTAGTAAAAAGCGATACAGGCTTTAAACTCGCCCTCGCCGTGGACAATATAGCGGACAGCTATTCCGTCATTCTGAAAAAACCGCGTATTGAGCACCCTGTCGATATCCCAACGCTGTTTATCAAAGGTGAAAACTCAGACTATATCGTAGCGGAATATCAAGAGGCTATTTTGGCCGCTTTTCCAAATGCCCGCTTTAAAATTATCTCCGGCGCGGGTCATTGGCTGCACGCGGAAAAACCGCTGCCCTTTACCAGCCTAGTAAAACGCTTTTTGCAATAA
- the yfaE gene encoding class I ribonucleotide reductase maintenance protein YfaE, with protein sequence MTSISNPPTHTKSDVVHRVLLGKKQILVTEDEPLLIQLERAGIHVEYQCREGYCSSCSIKLLWGNVCYPFEPLAWVQSGYLLACCAIVKSDIEIAFFD encoded by the coding sequence ATGACTTCGATCTCTAACCCCCCAACACACACCAAAAGCGACGTCGTTCATCGAGTACTGTTAGGGAAAAAGCAAATTCTGGTAACAGAAGATGAACCCTTACTGATACAGCTTGAACGTGCTGGCATTCACGTTGAATACCAGTGTCGTGAGGGTTATTGCTCTTCTTGCTCTATCAAGCTCTTGTGGGGTAACGTCTGTTACCCTTTCGAGCCTCTAGCATGGGTACAAAGTGGTTATTTGTTGGCCTGTTGCGCCATCGTTAAAAGCGACATTGAAATCGCTTTTTTCGACTGA
- a CDS encoding TAXI family TRAP transporter solute-binding subunit yields the protein MKLGLITKTILCGATAAAMTLSAASTFAAENRNYILATASTGGTYYPVGVAIATLSKVKLEPKFGLSVSAISSAGSGENIKLLRENQAQFAILQGLYGAWAWDGEGPFESSGKQTELRSVSMLWQNVEHFVLKSDLAKTGTMADLKGLEGTNNKFSIGTKNSGTEGSGRQQLNGLNIDADKFALAYMGYGASADAMQNGNIDGMNTPAGVPVSAVTRLYASMGDKVKVLDFTDEEVKAANGNYELWTRYVIPANTYPGQTKDINTVAQPNFLATRADLSEDDVYELTKALYENLSYLSAIHKATSVMSLEKAIAGLPVPLHPGAARYYRERGIDIPARLIAK from the coding sequence ATGAAATTGGGCCTTATTACAAAAACCATACTTTGCGGTGCCACCGCCGCTGCCATGACATTATCCGCTGCCAGCACCTTTGCGGCTGAAAACCGCAATTATATTCTAGCAACGGCGTCAACAGGCGGCACTTACTACCCTGTTGGGGTGGCCATCGCAACCTTAAGTAAAGTCAAACTAGAACCCAAGTTTGGCCTTTCTGTTTCTGCTATCAGCTCAGCAGGATCGGGTGAAAACATCAAATTACTGCGCGAAAACCAAGCACAGTTTGCCATTTTACAAGGCTTATACGGCGCCTGGGCTTGGGATGGTGAAGGCCCATTCGAAAGTTCTGGCAAACAAACGGAATTACGTTCCGTGTCTATGCTCTGGCAAAACGTTGAACACTTTGTTCTCAAAAGTGATTTGGCCAAAACCGGCACCATGGCGGATTTAAAAGGCCTAGAAGGCACAAACAATAAATTTTCCATCGGCACGAAAAACTCTGGCACAGAAGGGTCTGGTCGTCAGCAACTAAATGGCCTGAACATTGATGCCGATAAATTTGCCCTCGCTTATATGGGATACGGCGCCAGCGCTGATGCCATGCAAAATGGCAACATTGATGGCATGAACACCCCAGCAGGCGTTCCAGTAAGTGCCGTGACACGGCTTTACGCGTCGATGGGAGACAAGGTGAAAGTATTGGACTTCACCGACGAGGAAGTCAAAGCGGCAAATGGAAACTATGAACTATGGACACGTTATGTCATTCCCGCCAATACTTACCCAGGCCAAACTAAAGACATCAACACAGTAGCTCAACCTAACTTTCTAGCGACTCGAGCGGATCTATCAGAAGACGATGTCTATGAATTAACCAAGGCGTTGTATGAGAACTTGTCGTATTTAAGCGCCATTCATAAAGCCACCTCGGTGATGTCACTTGAAAAAGCCATTGCAGGCTTGCCTGTTCCACTGCATCCGGGTGCGGCGCGTTACTATCGTGAACGTGGTATCGACATTCCTGCTCGCCTGATCGCGAAATAA
- a CDS encoding HAD family hydrolase: MKHDHNIRVVLFDLGNVLVDLGDVAELCAMLNTQGAESDVWLAWLRSPAVAAFDSGKISFDKFADSLLKEVGSTLNKEVFKASFKAWPRGLFAGALDLVKAVKPEYHRAILSNTNAAHWPRLMDEMALAGVFHSYYASHQVGFVKPDAEIYQHVIRRLQVAPEQILFVDDNQVNIDAANAMGMQAYRVKGVEEARHVLHLHGVLSN; this comes from the coding sequence ATGAAACATGATCATAACATTCGCGTTGTATTGTTTGATTTGGGCAATGTGTTGGTGGACTTGGGGGATGTCGCTGAACTGTGTGCGATGTTGAATACACAAGGGGCAGAGTCCGATGTTTGGCTGGCGTGGTTACGTTCTCCTGCTGTCGCGGCGTTTGATTCCGGTAAGATCTCGTTTGACAAGTTTGCCGATAGCCTGCTAAAAGAAGTGGGCAGTACGTTAAATAAAGAGGTATTCAAAGCGTCTTTTAAGGCATGGCCGAGAGGTTTGTTCGCGGGTGCGCTCGACTTGGTTAAGGCAGTGAAACCTGAATATCATCGTGCTATTTTATCGAATACTAATGCCGCCCATTGGCCAAGGTTAATGGATGAAATGGCTCTCGCGGGCGTATTCCACAGTTATTATGCTTCCCATCAGGTGGGGTTTGTAAAACCAGACGCTGAAATATATCAGCATGTTATTCGCCGTTTACAGGTGGCGCCTGAGCAGATTCTGTTTGTGGACGACAATCAAGTGAATATTGATGCGGCAAATGCGATGGGCATGCAGGCTTATCGCGTGAAAGGGGTGGAGGAGGCGCGTCACGTGCTTCATTTACATGGGGTGTTATCCAACTAA
- a CDS encoding prephenate dehydratase has product MPDQHLTLDASKIVAYQGEPGAYSHLACKHTFPDWTSVNCATFVDALQMVEQGDAYYAMIPVENSTAGRVEEIYRELKRTQLYVVKEHFEPVNHCLIARHAMTLEQITRIGSHPQALAQCDANIKALGAKSLAMYDTAGAAKHIAEFEEPGLAVISSELAAELYGLNVLKTYFNDSVGNTTRFLVFARQQKMPVYETGQTYITSFMFRVRNIPAALYKAMGGFATQGINMLKLESYMVNGHFTATQFYVDVEAHFQSAAMQAALEELGFFSEEVRILGTYLADDYRLK; this is encoded by the coding sequence ATGCCTGATCAACATCTGACGCTTGATGCGAGCAAAATTGTTGCTTATCAAGGCGAGCCTGGGGCGTATTCCCATTTGGCTTGCAAACATACTTTCCCTGACTGGACCAGTGTCAATTGTGCGACTTTTGTAGACGCCTTACAAATGGTAGAGCAAGGCGATGCTTATTACGCCATGATTCCCGTAGAAAATTCGACGGCTGGACGCGTTGAGGAAATTTATCGCGAATTAAAGCGCACTCAACTTTATGTGGTAAAAGAGCATTTTGAGCCGGTAAATCACTGTCTGATCGCCCGTCATGCAATGACGTTAGAACAAATTACGCGCATTGGCAGTCACCCACAAGCGTTGGCTCAGTGTGACGCTAACATCAAAGCCTTAGGGGCGAAAAGCCTAGCCATGTACGATACTGCTGGCGCGGCTAAGCACATTGCCGAATTCGAAGAGCCAGGCTTAGCGGTGATCTCCTCTGAGTTAGCGGCTGAGCTTTATGGCTTAAACGTATTGAAAACCTATTTTAATGATTCGGTTGGTAACACCACGCGCTTTTTGGTGTTTGCCCGCCAGCAAAAAATGCCAGTGTACGAAACTGGGCAAACTTACATTACCTCTTTTATGTTCCGTGTTCGAAACATCCCCGCCGCGCTTTATAAAGCCATGGGCGGTTTTGCTACACAGGGAATTAATATGTTAAAGCTGGAAAGTTACATGGTGAATGGGCATTTTACCGCGACACAGTTTTATGTGGATGTCGAGGCTCACTTTCAATCCGCTGCGATGCAGGCGGCGCTTGAAGAATTGGGTTTCTTTTCGGAAGAGGTGCGCATCTTAGGTACCTATTTGGCGGATGATTATAGGCTCAAGTAA
- a CDS encoding LuxR C-terminal-related transcriptional regulator: MISLVIADDHPLFRSALCGALRAEIKGIAIVESHDLDSTLQCLETVSDLDLLLLDLNMPGSGELYGLIRIRKDFPDVPVAVISGSEDSVMVAKVIDAGALGFIPKTSEPATYVQAIHAILAGDIWLPDDLRQAVANQPKPDLSMQNKVAELTPQQYKVLCYLHEGLLNKQIAYELSISEATVKAHITAIFRKLGINNRTQAVLVASDLKLQMTII, from the coding sequence GTGATTTCACTTGTTATTGCAGATGATCACCCCTTGTTTCGCAGTGCACTATGCGGTGCGCTGCGGGCAGAAATTAAGGGGATTGCTATCGTCGAGTCCCATGATTTGGACTCGACGTTGCAATGTCTAGAGACGGTAAGTGATCTTGATTTACTGTTGTTGGATTTGAATATGCCCGGTAGTGGTGAACTGTATGGGCTGATTCGAATTCGTAAGGATTTTCCAGATGTTCCGGTTGCTGTTATTTCTGGCAGCGAAGACAGTGTGATGGTCGCAAAAGTGATTGATGCTGGCGCGCTTGGGTTTATTCCAAAGACCAGTGAGCCGGCTACTTATGTGCAAGCCATTCACGCTATTTTGGCGGGTGATATCTGGTTGCCTGACGATCTCAGGCAAGCTGTTGCTAACCAACCTAAACCTGATTTATCGATGCAAAATAAAGTCGCAGAGCTTACTCCGCAGCAATACAAAGTGCTTTGCTATTTACATGAAGGATTACTGAATAAGCAAATTGCGTACGAATTATCGATTTCAGAAGCAACGGTAAAAGCGCATATCACGGCGATTTTTCGCAAGTTGGGGATCAATAATAGAACGCAAGCGGTTTTGGTCGCCAGTGATCTAAAGTTGCAAATGACCATCATATGA
- the acs gene encoding acetate--CoA ligase translates to MKSSYSATSNEAAKNANVSQAEFEQRYQESIANPDEFWGREGKRLDWFKPYTKVKNTSFKRGEVSIKWFEDGELNVAHNCIDRHLATSANKVAYYCEGDKESDEKVAITYQTLHDEVGRLANLLKRQGVKKGDRVAIYMPMIPQAVYAMLACARIGAIHSVIFGGFSANAIADRLSDCEVKLVITADEGRRAGNTIPLKHNVDMALENNACPTVETVIVYRYTEKDVPWFEGRDLDWSVAVENESTDCPAEPMNAEDPLFILYTSGSTGKPKGVVHTTGGYLAYVSLTHELVFDLKADDVFWCAADVGWITGHSYMVYGPLANGATSILFEGVPTYPDSGRIGRVVDKFGVTILYTAPTAIRALMAKGDEATRTSQRDSLRILGSVGEPINPEAWTWYYNEIGHASCPVVDTWWQTETGGMMMTPRIVQGDIKPGSCTGPLYGVQPALVDAQGVLLDGQGVQVDGGLVITDSWPGQARTVYGDHERFEQTYFSTFDGMYFTGDGASRDADGHYWITGRMDDVLNVSGHRLGTAEIESALVAHPAVAEAAIVGYPHGIKGQGIYVYVSAVAGITPDEELTKSLKQFVRQEIGPIATPDLIQWASKGLPKTRSGKIMRRILRKIAANEHDQLGDTSTLADPSVVDDLIENRLNV, encoded by the coding sequence ATGAAATCATCCTATAGCGCAACCTCAAATGAGGCGGCAAAAAATGCCAATGTGAGTCAAGCAGAGTTTGAACAACGCTATCAAGAGTCGATTGCAAACCCAGATGAGTTTTGGGGTCGAGAAGGTAAGCGTCTAGATTGGTTTAAACCTTATACTAAGGTGAAAAACACGTCTTTTAAACGTGGCGAGGTAAGCATTAAATGGTTTGAAGATGGTGAGCTAAACGTTGCCCATAACTGCATTGATCGTCATTTGGCGACGTCGGCAAACAAGGTGGCTTATTATTGCGAAGGCGATAAAGAAAGTGATGAAAAAGTCGCTATCACCTATCAAACACTACACGATGAAGTGGGCCGTTTGGCCAATCTCCTAAAACGTCAAGGCGTGAAAAAAGGCGACAGAGTTGCTATTTACATGCCGATGATTCCTCAAGCGGTTTACGCTATGTTAGCGTGCGCACGAATTGGTGCTATCCATTCGGTTATTTTCGGCGGTTTTTCTGCCAATGCTATCGCGGATCGATTGAGCGATTGTGAAGTCAAGCTGGTGATTACTGCAGATGAAGGTCGTCGGGCAGGTAATACCATACCGCTTAAACACAATGTTGATATGGCGCTGGAGAACAATGCGTGCCCAACGGTTGAAACCGTGATCGTTTATCGCTACACCGAAAAAGACGTGCCTTGGTTTGAAGGGCGGGATTTGGATTGGAGTGTTGCAGTCGAAAACGAAAGTACAGACTGTCCAGCAGAACCGATGAACGCAGAAGATCCGCTGTTTATTCTCTATACGTCTGGCTCAACAGGTAAGCCAAAAGGCGTTGTCCATACTACTGGCGGGTATTTGGCTTATGTGTCGTTAACTCATGAGTTGGTGTTTGATCTTAAAGCTGATGATGTTTTTTGGTGTGCTGCAGATGTGGGCTGGATTACGGGCCACAGTTATATGGTATATGGGCCACTGGCGAATGGCGCGACGAGTATTTTATTTGAAGGGGTGCCAACGTACCCAGATTCAGGCCGAATTGGTCGGGTCGTTGATAAGTTTGGCGTCACTATTTTGTATACCGCGCCAACGGCGATTCGTGCTTTGATGGCGAAAGGCGATGAAGCAACACGTACTAGTCAGCGTGATTCATTGCGTATTTTGGGCAGTGTTGGCGAGCCGATCAATCCAGAAGCGTGGACCTGGTACTACAATGAGATTGGTCATGCGTCTTGCCCTGTTGTGGATACGTGGTGGCAAACTGAAACCGGTGGCATGATGATGACGCCACGCATTGTACAAGGCGATATTAAACCAGGCTCTTGTACTGGGCCCTTGTATGGCGTACAGCCAGCATTGGTGGATGCGCAAGGCGTGTTATTGGATGGTCAGGGTGTTCAAGTTGATGGCGGTTTGGTGATCACAGACTCTTGGCCAGGTCAGGCGCGTACGGTATATGGTGACCATGAGCGTTTTGAACAGACTTATTTCAGTACTTTCGATGGCATGTATTTTACTGGGGATGGCGCATCGCGCGATGCCGATGGTCATTATTGGATAACCGGTCGCATGGACGATGTGTTGAACGTATCGGGTCATCGACTAGGAACCGCGGAAATAGAAAGTGCTCTTGTGGCGCATCCTGCGGTTGCAGAAGCGGCGATCGTTGGTTATCCGCATGGCATTAAGGGACAAGGCATCTATGTTTATGTCAGCGCTGTGGCGGGTATAACACCAGATGAAGAGCTGACTAAGTCATTGAAGCAGTTTGTGCGTCAAGAAATAGGCCCTATTGCGACCCCAGATTTAATTCAATGGGCGAGTAAAGGCCTGCCAAAAACGCGCTCTGGTAAGATTATGCGGCGCATTTTAAGAAAAATTGCAGCGAACGAACATGATCAATTGGGCGATACCAGTACCTTGGCTGATCCTAGTGTGGTTGATGATTTAATCGAAAACCGTTTAAATGTGTGA